A genomic window from Parasteatoda tepidariorum isolate YZ-2023 chromosome 10, CAS_Ptep_4.0, whole genome shotgun sequence includes:
- the LOC107456197 gene encoding uncharacterized protein isoform X1 — translation MFDQTVLVTGESVQNFSQDSIYNTCTYKLFKMLGAVSRRRRFVFLIIFCCLSYLVFSLYIKRDIPSNLSVVTEINEDTTFIDHQDIENKKSEKEADDTKNIPESKIVLPNEDTTNTEESEIDRKKKLLRLQQFRKAKVPPEDLFFKSRVTFPEDAVSGPTDDDNDIQQIKGLIHKAVTEPYHSTKDAQSVNDIEVQSVPAVTDGGVTKAPPEQAGTTGPVPKSREKLSPTEVSHISSTDALPAVDPTKNPALIIDTSGCKVPKLDPYDPTVAHLISLKGEYICSDIPLFMTPQPNGIIHLNVSILKQYYNSTPDDIQCWYQAILRKHEEPGNVRENDYRTTKVAELEFDKPLKHEYIAARCYFSNNYTHEQYLPLVKLKTEVEEERSKIKPPSPLNVILLGIDSVSKLNFIRHFLKTKAFLKDKMKPFEMKGYTKVGDNTFPNLVPMLTGHFVEYYWNESVRDTFLFDNISLIWKDYARNGFRTFYAEDSPFSGTFNYIKRGFHDPPTDYYYRPLALAIDQSDLRKQAKNAHLDDCLNAELETDLMYDYLKNFVKTMDKRPYWAFCMVSTLTHDYLNSASYADPPATRILQILSDIGALNNSALVIFSDHGLRFGAIRHTYVGKFEERMPFMYIHFPTWFLKQHPEFERNLKINQERLITLFDLHRTMKHLLHLDSKMDREPEEHGLSLLEKIPENRTCADANILEHWCPCNNFEKVNVSDIMVVNASQTIVNHINELLLPHAEICETLEVAEVTDARLGLPNKVVLKFERHENVVVNRTVVLGEAPPTLGDYLLTLTVKPGGAIFEGTVRYDAEHSAFKVMGISRINMYGKTSWCINSQKLKLYCYCKVQQT, via the exons ATGTTTGATCAGACAGTTTTAGTGACTGGGGaatcagttcaaaatttttcgcaAG attcCATTTACAACACCTGCACctacaaattattcaaaatgctgGGTGCTGTATCACGACGTCGTCGGTTTGTGTTTCTGATAATATTTTGCTGCCTATCATATCTTGTGTTTAGTCTGTACATCAAAAGAGATATCCCAAGCAATTTAAGCGTCGTCACAGAAATTAATGAAGATACTACATTCATTGACCACCAAGATATTGAAAATAAGAAGTCAGAAAAAGAAGCTGACGATACAAAGAATATACCGGAATCTAAAATAGTTTTACCCAATGAAGACACTACCAATACAGAAGAATCTGAAATtgatcgtaaaaaaaaattattacgtcTACAGCAATTCAGAAAAGCTAAAGTTCCTCCAgaggatttatttttcaaatcacgCGTGACTTTTCCAGAGGATGCTGTTTCTGGTCCTACAGACGATGACAACGatattcaacaaataaaagGTTTAATTCACAAAGCTGTAACAGAACCTTACCATTCTACAAAAGATGCCCAGTCAGTAAATGATATTGAAGTCCAGTCTGTCCCTGCAGTTACAGACGGTGGTGTAACCAAAGCTCCACCGGAACAAGCCGGAACCACAGGGCCTGTTCCTAAAAGTCGGGAAAAGCTTTCTCCTACCGAAGTCTCCCATATATCATCTACTGATGCTTTGCCGGCCGTTGATCCAACTAAAAATCCAGCTTTGATAATAGATACCTCAGGTTGTAAAGTACCAAAATTAGATCCTTATGATCCGACAGTGGCTCATCTTATAAGCCTTAAAGGCGAATATATCTGCTCCGATATACCTTTATTTATGACTCCCCAACCTAATGGTATCATTCACCTCAATGTTTCAATATTGAAGCAATATTACAATTCCACACCAGATGATATTCAATGTTGGTATCAGGCTATATTACGAAAACACGAAGAGCCAGGCAATGTCAGAGAAAATGACTATAGAACAACTAAAGTTGCAGAGCTAGAATTCGATAAACCCTTGAAACATGAGTACATTGCAGCTAGATGCTATTTCAGTAACAATTACACACATGAGCAATACCTGCCCCTGGTCAAGTTGAAAACAGAAGTAGAAGAGGAAAGATCAAAAATCAAACCCCCTTCTCCCCTGAATGTCATTCTCCTTGGAATTGACtcagtttcaaaattgaattttataagacattttctaaaaactaaagcCTTTCTAAAAGACAAAATGAAGCCCTTCGAAATGAAAGGTTATACGAAAGTTGGAGACAATACATTTCCTAATTTAGTACCTATGCTGACGGGACATTTTGTAGAATATTATTGGAATGAATCAGTTCGAGACACGTTTCTATTTGACAATATCAGCTTGATTTGGAAAGATTACGCCAGAAATGGATTTAGAACATTTTATGCTGAAGATTCACCATTTTCTGGTACTTTTAATTACATCAAAAGGGGCTTTCACGATCCGCCAACCGATTATTACTATAGACCACTTGCACTAGCAATTGACCAGTCAGATTTGAGGAAGCAAGCCAAAAATGCACATCTCGATGACTGCTTAAATGCTGAGTTAGAAACTGATCTTATGTAtgactatttgaaaaattttgttaaaaccaTGGATAAAAGACCGTATTGGGCATTTTGTATGGTGTCTACTCTTACCCATGATTATCTAAATAGTGCTAGCTACGCTGATCCACCAGCAACTAGGATACTCCAAATACTATCAGATATAGGAGCACTGAATAATAGTGCTTTAGTTATATTCAGTGATCATGGTTTGAGATTCGGTGCAATAAGACACACATATGTTGgcaaatttgaagaaagaatGCCTTTTATGTACATACACTTCCCGACATGGTTCCTTAAGCAGCATCCTGAATTTGAGAGAAATCTCAAAATAAATCAAGAGAGGTTAATCACTTTATTTGATCTCCATCGTACCATGAAACATTTACTTCACCTTGATTCAAAAATGGATCGAGAGCCTGAAGAGCATGGTTTGAGCCTGCTggaaaaaattccagaaaacaGAACTTGCGCTGACGCCAATATTCTGGAACATTGGTGTCCTTGCAATAACTTCGAAAAAGTAAATGTAAGTGACATAATGGTAGTTAATGCTTCCCAAACTATCGTCAACCACATAAATGAACTTCTGCTTCCTCATGCTGAAATATGTGAGACGTTGGAAGTAGCTGAAGTAACTGACGCTCGGCTAGGTCTGCCtaataaagttgttttaaaatttgaaaggcaTGAAAATGTTGTAGTAAACAGAACTGTAGTTTTGGGTGAAGCACCACCAACCCTTGGTGATTATCTGCTGACTCTTACGGTGAAGCCTGGTGGTGCCATATTCGAAGGAACAGTGCGATATGACGCTGAACATTCAGCA
- the LOC107456197 gene encoding uncharacterized protein isoform X2, protein MLGAVSRRRRFVFLIIFCCLSYLVFSLYIKRDIPSNLSVVTEINEDTTFIDHQDIENKKSEKEADDTKNIPESKIVLPNEDTTNTEESEIDRKKKLLRLQQFRKAKVPPEDLFFKSRVTFPEDAVSGPTDDDNDIQQIKGLIHKAVTEPYHSTKDAQSVNDIEVQSVPAVTDGGVTKAPPEQAGTTGPVPKSREKLSPTEVSHISSTDALPAVDPTKNPALIIDTSGCKVPKLDPYDPTVAHLISLKGEYICSDIPLFMTPQPNGIIHLNVSILKQYYNSTPDDIQCWYQAILRKHEEPGNVRENDYRTTKVAELEFDKPLKHEYIAARCYFSNNYTHEQYLPLVKLKTEVEEERSKIKPPSPLNVILLGIDSVSKLNFIRHFLKTKAFLKDKMKPFEMKGYTKVGDNTFPNLVPMLTGHFVEYYWNESVRDTFLFDNISLIWKDYARNGFRTFYAEDSPFSGTFNYIKRGFHDPPTDYYYRPLALAIDQSDLRKQAKNAHLDDCLNAELETDLMYDYLKNFVKTMDKRPYWAFCMVSTLTHDYLNSASYADPPATRILQILSDIGALNNSALVIFSDHGLRFGAIRHTYVGKFEERMPFMYIHFPTWFLKQHPEFERNLKINQERLITLFDLHRTMKHLLHLDSKMDREPEEHGLSLLEKIPENRTCADANILEHWCPCNNFEKVNVSDIMVVNASQTIVNHINELLLPHAEICETLEVAEVTDARLGLPNKVVLKFERHENVVVNRTVVLGEAPPTLGDYLLTLTVKPGGAIFEGTVRYDAEHSAFKVMGISRINMYGKTSWCINSQKLKLYCYCKVQQT, encoded by the coding sequence atgctgGGTGCTGTATCACGACGTCGTCGGTTTGTGTTTCTGATAATATTTTGCTGCCTATCATATCTTGTGTTTAGTCTGTACATCAAAAGAGATATCCCAAGCAATTTAAGCGTCGTCACAGAAATTAATGAAGATACTACATTCATTGACCACCAAGATATTGAAAATAAGAAGTCAGAAAAAGAAGCTGACGATACAAAGAATATACCGGAATCTAAAATAGTTTTACCCAATGAAGACACTACCAATACAGAAGAATCTGAAATtgatcgtaaaaaaaaattattacgtcTACAGCAATTCAGAAAAGCTAAAGTTCCTCCAgaggatttatttttcaaatcacgCGTGACTTTTCCAGAGGATGCTGTTTCTGGTCCTACAGACGATGACAACGatattcaacaaataaaagGTTTAATTCACAAAGCTGTAACAGAACCTTACCATTCTACAAAAGATGCCCAGTCAGTAAATGATATTGAAGTCCAGTCTGTCCCTGCAGTTACAGACGGTGGTGTAACCAAAGCTCCACCGGAACAAGCCGGAACCACAGGGCCTGTTCCTAAAAGTCGGGAAAAGCTTTCTCCTACCGAAGTCTCCCATATATCATCTACTGATGCTTTGCCGGCCGTTGATCCAACTAAAAATCCAGCTTTGATAATAGATACCTCAGGTTGTAAAGTACCAAAATTAGATCCTTATGATCCGACAGTGGCTCATCTTATAAGCCTTAAAGGCGAATATATCTGCTCCGATATACCTTTATTTATGACTCCCCAACCTAATGGTATCATTCACCTCAATGTTTCAATATTGAAGCAATATTACAATTCCACACCAGATGATATTCAATGTTGGTATCAGGCTATATTACGAAAACACGAAGAGCCAGGCAATGTCAGAGAAAATGACTATAGAACAACTAAAGTTGCAGAGCTAGAATTCGATAAACCCTTGAAACATGAGTACATTGCAGCTAGATGCTATTTCAGTAACAATTACACACATGAGCAATACCTGCCCCTGGTCAAGTTGAAAACAGAAGTAGAAGAGGAAAGATCAAAAATCAAACCCCCTTCTCCCCTGAATGTCATTCTCCTTGGAATTGACtcagtttcaaaattgaattttataagacattttctaaaaactaaagcCTTTCTAAAAGACAAAATGAAGCCCTTCGAAATGAAAGGTTATACGAAAGTTGGAGACAATACATTTCCTAATTTAGTACCTATGCTGACGGGACATTTTGTAGAATATTATTGGAATGAATCAGTTCGAGACACGTTTCTATTTGACAATATCAGCTTGATTTGGAAAGATTACGCCAGAAATGGATTTAGAACATTTTATGCTGAAGATTCACCATTTTCTGGTACTTTTAATTACATCAAAAGGGGCTTTCACGATCCGCCAACCGATTATTACTATAGACCACTTGCACTAGCAATTGACCAGTCAGATTTGAGGAAGCAAGCCAAAAATGCACATCTCGATGACTGCTTAAATGCTGAGTTAGAAACTGATCTTATGTAtgactatttgaaaaattttgttaaaaccaTGGATAAAAGACCGTATTGGGCATTTTGTATGGTGTCTACTCTTACCCATGATTATCTAAATAGTGCTAGCTACGCTGATCCACCAGCAACTAGGATACTCCAAATACTATCAGATATAGGAGCACTGAATAATAGTGCTTTAGTTATATTCAGTGATCATGGTTTGAGATTCGGTGCAATAAGACACACATATGTTGgcaaatttgaagaaagaatGCCTTTTATGTACATACACTTCCCGACATGGTTCCTTAAGCAGCATCCTGAATTTGAGAGAAATCTCAAAATAAATCAAGAGAGGTTAATCACTTTATTTGATCTCCATCGTACCATGAAACATTTACTTCACCTTGATTCAAAAATGGATCGAGAGCCTGAAGAGCATGGTTTGAGCCTGCTggaaaaaattccagaaaacaGAACTTGCGCTGACGCCAATATTCTGGAACATTGGTGTCCTTGCAATAACTTCGAAAAAGTAAATGTAAGTGACATAATGGTAGTTAATGCTTCCCAAACTATCGTCAACCACATAAATGAACTTCTGCTTCCTCATGCTGAAATATGTGAGACGTTGGAAGTAGCTGAAGTAACTGACGCTCGGCTAGGTCTGCCtaataaagttgttttaaaatttgaaaggcaTGAAAATGTTGTAGTAAACAGAACTGTAGTTTTGGGTGAAGCACCACCAACCCTTGGTGATTATCTGCTGACTCTTACGGTGAAGCCTGGTGGTGCCATATTCGAAGGAACAGTGCGATATGACGCTGAACATTCAGCA